Sequence from the Nocardiopsis sp. YSL2 genome:
GCTCGCGTCGGGCGAGCCCGTGGGCGGCGGCCAGCACGAGGGCGAATCCCGCCACGACGCCGACCGGGGCCACACCGTGCCCGGAGGAGAGCGCGTGGCCCCCCGCGGACACGCCGACACACACCCCGGCGAACACCGAGGCGCGTGGCAACCGGAGCGGGGCGGGTGCGGGCACCCCGTCAGTCTGCCCCACCCCCGCGGGCGTGCCCACCCCCTGTGGACGACACCGGCGCGCCCGTTCCGGACGGTTTCCACCGTGCGGAACGGGCGCGCCCTCCGCCTCAGCCGGTCGGGGCCCGCTGCCGCAGGGAACGCGGGGTACGTCCGGCCAGCACCGCCGTGGCCAGCGCCGTGACCGCGGTCAGTGCCCACACGACCTGGTAGGCGGCCAGGGAGGGCGCCTCGCTCCCGTCGATGAGGAGGAAGCCGAGCACCGTGGCGAAGACGGCGCCGCCCACGCTTCCGCCCAGTGTCTTGAGGTTGTTGTACACGGCGGTGGCGCTGCCGGCGCGGTCCTCGGCGCTCGCCTCCACGATCAGCGTGGGCAGGGCGCCCAGCGCCAGTCCGCACCCCAGGCCGAGGACGGCGAAGGACGTCAGGAACGGCACCAGGGAGTCCCAGGCCGGGACGAGGCCGAGGGCCCCCGCCGCGACGAGTGTGAACGCGAGGAGGACCGCGCGCCGATAGCCGATCCGCGTGCCCACCGGCGCGACCGTACTCGCCCCGAGGAACGCCGCCACGCCGGGCAGCGTGACGCACAGTCCGAGGCTGAGGACGTCCATTCCGAACCCGTACCCGACCGCCTCCGGCGAGGACGCCAGGTAGGTGACGATGACGCTCTGGCCGCCGAGCATGACCAGGCCCAGCGTGAAACCGGCCGCGTACTGCGGGGAGACCGCGGGTCCGACGACCGCGCGCACGTCCACCAGCGGGTCGGTGCCGCGCAGTTCCACCCGCACCCACCAGGCGAACAGCGCCACGGCCACGGCGAATCCGCACCACAGGGCCGGTGAGGACCAGCCCCAGGTGTTGGCCTGCGAGATCGTCCCCAGCAGCACGATCAGCGACAGCCCGAGCAGGGTTCCGCCCGCCCAGTCCATGCGGCCGCTCGCCCTGTTCCGTGACTCCGGGATCGCGGTGTAGGACAGGGCGAAGCAGCCCACGGCCAGGGCGGCCATCAGCCCCAGGGTGATCCGTACGTCCCCGACGAGGGTCTGGACCACGCCGGACGCCAGCGAACCGAGCAGCCCTCCCAAGGTGAGCGCGCCCACCAGGAGGCCGATGGCGCGGCGGCTCTGCTTCGGGGTGAGCCGGTCCCGCACCAGGCCGATCTCCAGGGGGAGGAGCGCGGCGAGCGGTCCCAGCAGGACCCGGCCGGCCAGCAGCACCGCCAGGTTGGGGGCCGCGGCCACGACGACGGCGCCCACGGCGATGAAGGCCAGGGAGATCCGCAGCATGCGGCGGTGACCGTACAGGTCGCCGAGCCGCCCGAACACGGGGACGCACACCGCCGCGGCCAGGAACTGCACGGCGACCACCCAGTGCAGATGGGCGCTGGAGATGTCCAGGGCCCCCTGGAGGGAGGGCAGCAGTGGCGCGATCGAGCCCTGCAGGAATCCGCTCGTCAGTTCGAAGAAGACCAGCAGGCCGACGACGGCGAGGACCCCCGCTGCGGGCGGGGCCGGCGCGGACGGCGGGTCGCACGCGGCTGGAACGTTCTGGTCGGGCCGGTCGGCCTCAGGGCGGCTCGGGGTCACGGGCGGCATCCTTCTGTGCGGGGGAGGGGGTCAGGCCGTCTTCGCGAGTCGGCGCACCGCCAGTTCCGCGAGGAAGGCGGCCTGGGCGGGAAGGACGGAGTCGTCGAAGCGCGCGTCGGGGGAGTGCCCGGCCGGGGCGGTGGCCGGATCGAGGTCCCCGGGTGTGGCGCCGAGCATGACCATGGCGCCGGGGACCTCGCGCAGGACGAAGGAGAAGTCCTCGGACCCGGAGACCGGGATGGGCGACAGGAACCCGTTGTGCTCGCCGAACAGGTCGTGGACCGTCTCCATCGCGAACAGGGCCTCGGCGTCGTCGTTGACCGTGGGCGGGTACTGGTCCTCGTACTCGACGTCCACGCGCAGCCCGTGCGCGGCGGCGATCCCCCGGACCAGCGCCGGCAGGTTCTCCCGCAGTCCGGCGCTGTTGGCCTCGGAGTAGCAGCGCACGGTGGCCTCGAATTCGGCCCGGTGCGCGAGGACGTTCTGCTGCGTCCCGGCGGCCAGCCTGCCGACGGTGACCACGACGGGGTCGAAGATGTCGTAGGCGCGGGTCACGTGGTTCTGGAGCGCGGTGACCATCTCGCACGTGGCGGGCACGGGGTCCCTGCCCGCGTGGGGGGCCGATCCGTGCCCGCCGACGCCGTGGACGGTCACCTTCAGCACGGCGGACGCGCTCATGGCCACGCCCTGCCGTGTCGCGATGACCCCGGCCGGCAGCTGGCAGGGGGCCACGTGCACGGCGTAGGCGGCGTCGAGGGGCTTCCCGGCGGCCTTGAGTACGCCCTCGTCGATCATCTTCGGAGCGCCGCTGTACCCCTCCTCACCCGGCTGGAACATGAAGACGACGTCGCCGTGCAGCTCTTCGCGGGCCGCGCAGAGCAGTCGCGCCGCACCGACCAGGCCGGCGACGTGCAGGTCGTGCCCACAGGCGTGCATGAGGCCGTCGACCGCGGACGCGTAGTCCACGTCGGCGGTCTCGTGGACGGGCAGGGCGTCCATGTCGCCGCGCAGCAGGACGGCCCCGCCGGGCCGACCGCCGCGCAGGACGGCGGTGACCGAGGTCAGGCCGGAGCCGGTGGAGATCTCCAGCGGGAGGCCGGCCAGCGCGGCCAGGACCTTGTGCTGGGTCCTCGGCAGATGCAGGCCGATCTCGGGCTCACGGTGCAGTTCCCGGCGCAGTGCGACCAGTTCCGCACGCAGCCCCTCGGCCCGTTCCACCATCGACATCGCGCGTCCCCCTCGTCGTGTTGCCAGCGTTGCCGTCAGACTGGCCTGGTCAGCTGTTCGATGGCCGAAAATCGCAGAGAAAACGCACTAAGGTGGTCCTCGATGCTGGAAAACCGCATGGATGACATCGACCAGGCGCTGGTGCACGCCCTGCAGATCGCGCCGAGAGCGAGATGGTCCCGGATCGCCTCCGTGCTGGGCGTGGACGCCGCCACCGTGGCGCGCCGCTGGGAGCGCCTCGAGGAAGCGGGTGCCGCCTGGGTGACGTGCTATCCCGGTACCGGTCTGGCCGGTGCGGCACGCGGCTGCCTGGCCCTGGTGGAGGTCGACTGCGCCAGTGGCGAGCTGCTCAACGTGGCCAGGGCCTTCACCCGCCTCCCACACGTGTCAGCGGTCGAGCACGTCACCGGGGACCGGGACCTGCTGCTCACCGTCATGGCGGAGGACGTGGCCGCGGTGTCCCGCTGGGTGGTGGGCGGACTGGACGCGATGCCGGGTGTGAGGGCCAGCCGCACGCACCTGGCGGGGACGGTCTTCACCGAGGGCGGCCGGTGGCGGTTCCGGGCCCTGAGCCCCCGGCAGGTCGACCGCCTGTCCGAGCACGCTCCGGCGCCGCGGGCGCCGCGGGAGCCGGACGGACTCGACCGTCGTCTGCTCCTGGCCCTCAGTGAGAACGGGCGGGCCGCCTACACGGAGTTGGCTGAGCTGTGCGACAGCACCCCGGACACCGTGCGCCGCCGGGTCCGGCACCTCTTCGCGGCGCGGATGATGCAGGCGCGGTGCGAGGTCGCGCGACCGCTGTCGGAGTGGCCGGTCGCCGTCACGGTCTGGGCGCGGGTCCCACCCGACCAGATCCCGGAGGCCGCGCAGCGCATCACGGGCATGCGCGAGGTACGGCTGTGCGCGGGTGTGACCGGCCGGCACAACCTCATGGTCATCGCGTGGAGCCGGTCGGTGGAGGACGCCCAGCGGTTCGAGGCGGACCTGGTACGGGTCGCACCGGACATCGTGATCGGGGACCGGGCCGTCGCGCTCTGGACGATGAAGCTCAGCGGACAGCTGCTCGACCAGGGCGGCTACCGGACGGGTGCCGTCCCCATCGACCCCTGGGCCGTGCCCGGGGGCCCCGTGTGAGCGCGGTCCGGGCACCGGTGCCGCGGCCGTGCCGTCCGCCGCCGTCCTTCCCCTCGGGGGCTGGAAGGACGGCGGCGGACGGAGGCGGTCAGCTCCGGGGCAGGGGCTTGCGGAGGTGGGCCAGGTCCTCCTCCCTCCAGCACTGCACACCGGTGATGTCGGGCATGCTGTCCCGGCTGAAGAAGGGGTCCAGCCCTTCTCTGCGCTGCCGCACGAAGTCGGTGAGCAGACGGCAGGCGACCGGCGCCAGCAGGGCCAGAGCGGCGAGGTTGACCAGGGCCATGATGCCCATGGTGCTGTCGGCCAGGGTCCACACCAGGCCGCCGGAGCCGATCGCGCCGAGGAAGACCACCGCGACCACCAGGAGGCGGAACACGGTCATGGCGTTCGGGCTCGACGTCAGGTAGGCGATGTTGGCCGCGCCGTAGAAGGTGTTGCCGAGCACCGAGGTGAAGGCCACCAGCAGGATGATCAGCGTCAGCAGGTGCAGTGCCCAGGGCCCGAGGTTGGCCTCCAGGGCGTTCTGCGTCAGGGCCGGTCCCGCCTCCTCGGTGTAGGTGGGGTCCGACAGCAGCACGATGAAGGCCGTGACCGAGCACACGACGAGGGTGTCGAAGTAGACGCCCAGGGTCTGCACCAGGCCCTGTTTGACCGGGTGGCTGACCGCGGCGCTGGCGGCGGCGTTGGGGGCCGACCCCAGCCCCGCCTCGTTGGAGAACATGCCGCGTCGCATGCCCTGCATGATCGCGGTGCCGAGTCCGCCCGCGGCGATCTCCCGCAGCCCGAAGGCGTGCGTGACGATGTCGGTCAGCACCGCGGGGATCTGGCCGATGTTCAGGGCGACCACGGCCAGGCCCATGAGGAGGTAGATCCCGGCCATGAACGGCACCATCAGGGCCGCGGCCCGGGCGATGCGCCGTGCGCCGCCGAAGATGATGACTCCCGTGGCGAGGGCGAGGGCGACGCCGATCGCGGGGGCGAGCCATGCCGGGCTCTCGGCGCCGGAGACGGTCGAGACCGAGGTGGCCACGGCGGACGAGATCGTGTTGCTCTGCACGCTCGTGAACACGAAACCGAAGGTCACGGTGATGATGACGGCGAAGAGCACGCCCATCCAGCGTGACCGGAGCCCGTACTCCATGTAGTAGGCGGGGCCGCCGCGGTATCCCTCCTTGCTCCCGACCTTGTAGAGCTGCGCGAGGGTGGACTCGACGAAGCTCGCGGCCCCGACGAGCAGTGCCATGGCCCACATCCAGAAGATGGCGCCGGGCCCGCCGAGGGCGATCGCGGTGGCCACACCCGCGATGTTGCCGGTGCCGATGCGGGCGGCGGCGGAGACGGCGAAGGCCTGGAAGGCGGAGATCGGTCTGCCGCCGTCGGCGGCGAGGCCGGGATCGCTCCGCATCGCCCGGAACATGTCGGGGATCATCCGGAACTGCACCGCGCCCGATCGCACGGTGAAGTACAGGCTCAGGATGATGAGGGCAGGAATGAGCAGCCAGGCCCAGAGCCCGTCGCTGAAGGCGACGATGCCCGCGTTGATGGCATCCACAGGGGGCGTTCCCTTCGTCGTCGGCGGAGACGGCGTTGTCTCGCTCCGCGACCGGTCGGTGTTCCGCGTGAGCAGGGCGGAGATTGTGTGGTGGATGAGTGTGGTCTGTCGTGTCCGGACACGTGGGTGACGCTGTGGGCGAGGTTTTCGCCTGTGGGGGGATCTGGCACGAAGTGGGGTGTACGAGCCGTCGACCAGATAAAGGGAAAAACGCCCGAATTGCAAGATGGGTCACAGTAGAACGTTGTTCGGGATTAGTGTCCGTCGCCCCGTGGAGAGCGGGGCCGAGAGGCGCGGGGCGCCGGTGGGCCGCGAAGGGGAAAACTCCTGAGCAGCCGGGGGTCAACGCTGTTGAACTGGGGTTTCGTACCGTCTCGACGCGAGGGCGGCGCCGAGGGCGCGGTCGGATGTTTCGCGTGGAAACTGGAAGGGCGCCTTGTGGTTCATCTCACTGGCGGGTCGTTTTCGGGCGGTTGTCGAGCGGTGTCGGGGATGTACCGAACGGGCACCGCATTTCCGGCGTTATAGAAATGAGACATGTTGCGCCTGTGTTAACTCATTCGCTACTGTCGCCGCCGTGGTACAACTTCGTATAGCTCTGGCCCAGATCAACCCGGTTGTCGGGGATCTGGAAGGTAACTGCGACAGCGTCGTCGCCCACGCTCGCCAGGCGAGCGACGCTGGAGCCCATCTCGTCGTGTTCCCCGAGATGGTCGTCACGGGATACTCCGTCGAGGATCTCGCCCTGCGGGACGGCTTCGTCTCCGCTTCCACCAAGGCCACCCACAACCTCGCCGCCCGGCTCGCCGCGGAGGGGCTCGCGCACCTTCCGGTCGTCGTCGGCTTCCTCAGCCGCAAGAAGGGCCCCGGGCCCCGGTTCGGCCAGCCCTCCGGTGCGCCGCAGAACTCGCTCGCGGTGCTGCACGAGGGCCGGATCCGCCTCGCCTCGGCCAAGCACCACCTGCCCAACTACGGTGTCTTCGACGAGTTCCGGTACTTCGTCCCCGGGGACACACTGCCCCTGCTGCGGCTGCACGGTGCCGACATCGCCTTCGCCATCTGTGAGGACCTGTGGCAGGACGGCGGTCCCGTCGCCGCGGCGGCCGAGGCCGGGGCGGGCATGCTGATCACCCTCAACGGATCGCCCTACGAACGGCACAAGGACGACGTGCGGCTCGACCTGTGCCGCCGCCGCGCGCGCGAGCTCGGCGCCGCCATCGGCTACGTGAACATGACCGGCGGCCAGGACGACCTGGTCTTCGAGGGTGACTCGCTCGTCGTCGACGCCGACGGCGAGCTCGTGGCCCGCGCCGCGCAGTTCGACGAGGAACTGCTGGTCACCGACATCGCCCTGCCCCGGGCGGAGGACGTCCCCGGCCAGGCGGACGAGGCCGGCGGCTTCCGGATCGTCCGATACACGGTCTCCGACCGCGCCCCGGCGCCGTACGAGTCACGCCCGCCGTCCCTCACCCCGCGCCGCGACCCGCTGAACGACCTCGGCGAGGTCTACTCGGCGCTCGTGGCCGGGGTGCGCGACCACGTCCGCAAGAACGGCTTCACCTCGGTCCTGGTCAGCGTCTCCGGCGGAGCCGACTCGGCGCTGACCGCCACGATCGCCGCCGACGCCGTGGGGGCGGACGCCGTGCACGCGCTCGTCATGCCCGCACGGGGCCGTGACCCCGACGCCCTCGACGACGCCGAGGACCTGATCAAGCGACAGGGCCTCACCCGCCGCCTCTACCCCGTGGACGGCCTGCTCGACGCCCTGGAGTCCACGATCACCGTCGCCGGGGAGGACGGCGGTGAGGACCTGCTGGAACAGGCCAGGGGGGTCCTCCTCAAAGCCCTCTCCCGCGAGGAGGGCCACCTCGTCCTGGCGACCGGGGACAAGAGCGAGCTGGCGATGGGCCTGTGCGCCCACCACGGGGACGGCGCGGGAGCCTACGCGCCTCTCAGGGACTGCTGGAAGACGCTGGTCCGGGACCTGTCCCTGTGGCGCAACTCCCAGAAGCCGACCACGGACGGCGCCCCGCCCATCCCCGAGCGCGCCCTGGTGCGCGACCCGGCACGGGGGTGGGACGCCCTCGGCTCGGCGCCCGAGCGGCCGGGATACGACGTCCTCGACGCGCTGCTGGACGCCTACATCGGGACCGACCACGGTGCCTCGGCGCTGGCCGCGGCCGGGTTCGCGCCGGACCTGGTCCAGCACGTCGTTCGCCTGGTCGACCGGGCCGAGCACCAGCGCCGCCAGTACCCGCCCGGCCCCAAGATCACCAAGCGCACGCTCGGACGCGACCGGCGGCTGCCGATCACCAACCGCTGGCTGCTCTGATCCGGTCGGTCGTCCTCCCGGCGCCGGGAGGACGACCGACCGCGGGGATTCCACGCCGGAGGCCGGCACCGGCGGCGGCGCGGCCGACCGTTCCCCGCGGGCGGCCCGCCAGGCACCGCCCGGACGACGAAACACAACGCAACGAAACCGGGAAACCCGTGGAGAGGGCAGAGCGCGGAGAAACGTTACGGCGCCGGCTCGGGGTCCGCCGCGCCCGCCGGAGCCCCGTTCTGCGGCACCGTGAGCAGGCGGATGCCATACGAGGCGAGCACCGCGCACACCGCGGCGACCGCGCCGCCCCACCAACCGCCCGCATAGGACTCGCCCATGAAGGCCACGCCCACGACCGCCGCGGCGACCGGGTTGGCGATGGTGGTGATGCCGAGCGGGGCCCCGATGTCCATCCCCTGGTAGGCCGCCTGGGCGAGGAGCAGCCCGAACACCGCGATGACCACCGTCGCCGCCAGGGACGGGTGCAGGAGACCGACGGCTCCGGTCCCGCCGATGACCGTGACCGCGGTCTTGACGGTCGCCGAGGAGACACCGAACGCCACACCGGCGGCTCCGGCGAGCAGGTAGCTGCGCCACGCCGCCGTGCGCGCCCGGCCCGCCGCCCACGCCGTGAGCGCCAGGAGCCCCACCGTGCCCAGGCCGACCAGGGCCGAGCCGGTGTCACTGAGCACCCCGCCCTGCCCGCCGGTGACCGTCACCGCGAGCAGTACCCCCAGTGCCACCACCGTGCAGGCGGCGCCGCGCCACTCATCGCGCCCGACGCGGCGCCCGCCCAGCCGCGCCGACCAGGGGATGCCGAACACCAGGACCAGGACGCCCAGAGGCTGCACCACGGTCAGCGGCGCGAAGCTCACGGCCGCGACCTGGAAGCCCGCCCGGCCCCCGTTGAACACGAGGGCCACCCACCACAGCGGATGGCGAAGCAGCGTGGCCAGCTCACCCCGACGGGTCAGCGGCGCCCGCACGTGGACGGCGAGTCTGCGCTGCGTCACCGCGGCGGCCGTGTAGGCCGCGCAGGAGAGCACGCCGAACACGATTCCCAGCCAGATTCCCATGGCCGCCATCATGCCGGTCGGCCCTCCGTCCTCCGCACGGGGTGGCGCGTAGCCGCCGCGTA
This genomic interval carries:
- a CDS encoding MFS transporter; amino-acid sequence: MTPSRPEADRPDQNVPAACDPPSAPAPPAAGVLAVVGLLVFFELTSGFLQGSIAPLLPSLQGALDISSAHLHWVVAVQFLAAAVCVPVFGRLGDLYGHRRMLRISLAFIAVGAVVVAAAPNLAVLLAGRVLLGPLAALLPLEIGLVRDRLTPKQSRRAIGLLVGALTLGGLLGSLASGVVQTLVGDVRITLGLMAALAVGCFALSYTAIPESRNRASGRMDWAGGTLLGLSLIVLLGTISQANTWGWSSPALWCGFAVAVALFAWWVRVELRGTDPLVDVRAVVGPAVSPQYAAGFTLGLVMLGGQSVIVTYLASSPEAVGYGFGMDVLSLGLCVTLPGVAAFLGASTVAPVGTRIGYRRAVLLAFTLVAAGALGLVPAWDSLVPFLTSFAVLGLGCGLALGALPTLIVEASAEDRAGSATAVYNNLKTLGGSVGGAVFATVLGFLLIDGSEAPSLAAYQVVWALTAVTALATAVLAGRTPRSLRQRAPTG
- a CDS encoding M20 family metallopeptidase; this encodes MSMVERAEGLRAELVALRRELHREPEIGLHLPRTQHKVLAALAGLPLEISTGSGLTSVTAVLRGGRPGGAVLLRGDMDALPVHETADVDYASAVDGLMHACGHDLHVAGLVGAARLLCAAREELHGDVVFMFQPGEEGYSGAPKMIDEGVLKAAGKPLDAAYAVHVAPCQLPAGVIATRQGVAMSASAVLKVTVHGVGGHGSAPHAGRDPVPATCEMVTALQNHVTRAYDIFDPVVVTVGRLAAGTQQNVLAHRAEFEATVRCYSEANSAGLRENLPALVRGIAAAHGLRVDVEYEDQYPPTVNDDAEALFAMETVHDLFGEHNGFLSPIPVSGSEDFSFVLREVPGAMVMLGATPGDLDPATAPAGHSPDARFDDSVLPAQAAFLAELAVRRLAKTA
- a CDS encoding Lrp/AsnC family transcriptional regulator is translated as MLENRMDDIDQALVHALQIAPRARWSRIASVLGVDAATVARRWERLEEAGAAWVTCYPGTGLAGAARGCLALVEVDCASGELLNVARAFTRLPHVSAVEHVTGDRDLLLTVMAEDVAAVSRWVVGGLDAMPGVRASRTHLAGTVFTEGGRWRFRALSPRQVDRLSEHAPAPRAPREPDGLDRRLLLALSENGRAAYTELAELCDSTPDTVRRRVRHLFAARMMQARCEVARPLSEWPVAVTVWARVPPDQIPEAAQRITGMREVRLCAGVTGRHNLMVIAWSRSVEDAQRFEADLVRVAPDIVIGDRAVALWTMKLSGQLLDQGGYRTGAVPIDPWAVPGGPV
- a CDS encoding sodium:alanine symporter family protein, giving the protein MDAINAGIVAFSDGLWAWLLIPALIILSLYFTVRSGAVQFRMIPDMFRAMRSDPGLAADGGRPISAFQAFAVSAAARIGTGNIAGVATAIALGGPGAIFWMWAMALLVGAASFVESTLAQLYKVGSKEGYRGGPAYYMEYGLRSRWMGVLFAVIITVTFGFVFTSVQSNTISSAVATSVSTVSGAESPAWLAPAIGVALALATGVIIFGGARRIARAAALMVPFMAGIYLLMGLAVVALNIGQIPAVLTDIVTHAFGLREIAAGGLGTAIMQGMRRGMFSNEAGLGSAPNAAASAAVSHPVKQGLVQTLGVYFDTLVVCSVTAFIVLLSDPTYTEEAGPALTQNALEANLGPWALHLLTLIILLVAFTSVLGNTFYGAANIAYLTSSPNAMTVFRLLVVAVVFLGAIGSGGLVWTLADSTMGIMALVNLAALALLAPVACRLLTDFVRQRREGLDPFFSRDSMPDITGVQCWREEDLAHLRKPLPRS
- a CDS encoding NAD+ synthase codes for the protein MVQLRIALAQINPVVGDLEGNCDSVVAHARQASDAGAHLVVFPEMVVTGYSVEDLALRDGFVSASTKATHNLAARLAAEGLAHLPVVVGFLSRKKGPGPRFGQPSGAPQNSLAVLHEGRIRLASAKHHLPNYGVFDEFRYFVPGDTLPLLRLHGADIAFAICEDLWQDGGPVAAAAEAGAGMLITLNGSPYERHKDDVRLDLCRRRARELGAAIGYVNMTGGQDDLVFEGDSLVVDADGELVARAAQFDEELLVTDIALPRAEDVPGQADEAGGFRIVRYTVSDRAPAPYESRPPSLTPRRDPLNDLGEVYSALVAGVRDHVRKNGFTSVLVSVSGGADSALTATIAADAVGADAVHALVMPARGRDPDALDDAEDLIKRQGLTRRLYPVDGLLDALESTITVAGEDGGEDLLEQARGVLLKALSREEGHLVLATGDKSELAMGLCAHHGDGAGAYAPLRDCWKTLVRDLSLWRNSQKPTTDGAPPIPERALVRDPARGWDALGSAPERPGYDVLDALLDAYIGTDHGASALAAAGFAPDLVQHVVRLVDRAEHQRRQYPPGPKITKRTLGRDRRLPITNRWLL
- a CDS encoding DMT family transporter, giving the protein MAAMGIWLGIVFGVLSCAAYTAAAVTQRRLAVHVRAPLTRRGELATLLRHPLWWVALVFNGGRAGFQVAAVSFAPLTVVQPLGVLVLVFGIPWSARLGGRRVGRDEWRGAACTVVALGVLLAVTVTGGQGGVLSDTGSALVGLGTVGLLALTAWAAGRARTAAWRSYLLAGAAGVAFGVSSATVKTAVTVIGGTGAVGLLHPSLAATVVIAVFGLLLAQAAYQGMDIGAPLGITTIANPVAAAVVGVAFMGESYAGGWWGGAVAAVCAVLASYGIRLLTVPQNGAPAGAADPEPAP